One window of the Deinobacterium chartae genome contains the following:
- a CDS encoding single-stranded DNA-binding protein gives MRNKPLSSEARDALTESSFEGQVIWQPAELQGDRARLQPVLPIPALAAHLDEALGIESWAYQLSVISVSPAVVHARLELGGSARDGLGSGLHLEDASRAALSAAAAAFGIGEHELSAPHRWAPYDPEQPTAAATLAPAHSSTAQPSPEPVKPKAHQHIDEMMERLKEAGLGLEAAKLSMRYGGYGSTLEESRQLYAQLRDLLRERSGDD, from the coding sequence ATGCGCAACAAACCGCTCTCTTCCGAAGCGCGGGACGCCCTGACCGAATCCTCGTTCGAGGGACAGGTCATCTGGCAACCTGCCGAACTCCAGGGAGACCGCGCCCGCCTGCAGCCGGTCCTGCCCATCCCCGCACTCGCCGCCCACCTCGACGAGGCCCTGGGCATCGAAAGCTGGGCCTACCAGCTCAGCGTCATCTCGGTCTCCCCCGCCGTCGTACACGCCCGCCTCGAGCTGGGCGGCTCCGCTCGCGACGGCCTGGGCAGCGGCTTGCACCTCGAGGACGCCTCGCGCGCCGCGCTGAGTGCCGCCGCCGCCGCCTTCGGCATCGGCGAACACGAACTGAGCGCGCCGCACCGCTGGGCCCCGTACGACCCCGAGCAGCCCACCGCAGCTGCCACCCTGGCCCCGGCCCACAGCAGCACCGCGCAGCCCAGCCCCGAACCGGTCAAACCCAAAGCGCACCAGCACATCGACGAAATGATGGAACGCCTCAAGGAAGCCGGACTGGGCCTCGAGGCCGCCAAGCTCTCGATGCGCTACGGCGGCTATGGCAGCACCCTCGAGGAGAGCCGCCAGCTGTACGCGCAACTGCGCGACCTGCTGCGCGAGCGCAGCGGCGATGATTAA
- a CDS encoding metallophosphoesterase, translating into MIKVIAIGDVHAEWGRMWAALRSAYAVDADYAPTQPVRDGRYQVILLGDLAHPKSAHEYSLISGFDPFDFSDPAHLAAAARAQVRELRRLKRFADAAAGNVQIVLGNHDDAVLYRHHQLGTGYGVQHNEFDPHYGGILLPDDLRAWFAGFAREIRLGDTQFAHAGPASSMAYFDDFFYGDSDTKTWWREKPGMVQDYGFAFGVYGHTVMPHGVYIDPLNRFAMIDALDRREYLELIFQGDFGGKPTYNVISF; encoded by the coding sequence ATGATTAAGGTCATCGCCATCGGCGACGTGCACGCCGAGTGGGGGCGGATGTGGGCCGCGCTGCGCAGCGCCTATGCCGTAGACGCCGACTACGCCCCTACCCAGCCGGTGCGCGACGGTCGCTACCAGGTGATCTTGCTCGGCGACCTGGCCCACCCCAAGAGCGCACACGAATACAGCCTGATCAGCGGCTTTGATCCTTTTGACTTCTCGGACCCGGCGCACCTGGCCGCCGCCGCGCGGGCCCAGGTGCGCGAACTGCGGCGCCTCAAGCGCTTTGCGGACGCGGCCGCAGGCAACGTACAGATCGTGCTGGGCAACCACGATGACGCCGTGCTGTACCGCCACCATCAGCTTGGCACCGGCTACGGGGTGCAGCACAACGAGTTCGATCCCCACTACGGGGGCATCTTGCTGCCCGACGACCTGCGGGCGTGGTTTGCCGGCTTCGCCCGCGAGATCCGCCTGGGAGACACCCAGTTCGCCCACGCCGGACCGGCGAGCTCGATGGCGTACTTCGATGACTTCTTCTACGGCGATAGCGACACCAAGACCTGGTGGCGCGAGAAACCCGGGATGGTGCAGGACTACGGCTTCGCCTTTGGGGTTTACGGGCATACGGTCATGCCACACGGCGTTTACATCGACCCGCTCAACCGTTTCGCCATGATCGACGCGCTCGACCGCCGGGAGTACCTCGAGCTGATTTTCCAGGGAGATTTCGGCGGAAAACCCACCTACAACGTCATCAGCTTCTGA
- a CDS encoding B3/B4 domain-containing protein — translation MKDLLTIHPDVAARFPTYHALVLVAHDLDNGPSDTGSEALLRDAEEHVRRAFTGLALPDHPHIAAWREAYRAFGVKPQRTLNSAEALIARVLRGGELPRVNRLVDAYNAVSARFVVPCGGEDLEQVVGRVTLRFASGTEAFDTMKDGSAIIDHPAPGEVVWADERGVTCRAWNWRQGTRTRLTEGTKRAYFLFDALAPMAFAELDAAGDALERMLGELSPGCRLERVRIASGAV, via the coding sequence ATGAAGGATTTGCTGACCATTCACCCCGATGTCGCAGCCCGCTTTCCGACCTACCACGCGCTCGTCCTTGTCGCGCACGACCTCGACAACGGCCCGAGTGACACCGGCAGCGAGGCACTTTTGCGCGATGCCGAGGAGCACGTGCGGCGAGCTTTTACCGGCCTCGCCCTGCCGGACCACCCCCACATCGCGGCGTGGCGCGAAGCGTACCGTGCGTTCGGCGTCAAACCGCAGCGAACGCTTAACTCCGCCGAGGCCCTCATCGCGCGGGTGCTCAGGGGCGGCGAGCTCCCGAGGGTGAACCGGCTCGTAGACGCCTACAATGCCGTGAGCGCGCGCTTCGTGGTGCCGTGCGGCGGCGAGGACCTCGAGCAGGTCGTGGGTCGCGTGACGCTGCGCTTCGCGAGCGGCACGGAAGCTTTCGACACGATGAAAGACGGCTCTGCCATCATCGATCATCCTGCGCCCGGCGAGGTCGTGTGGGCAGACGAGCGTGGCGTGACGTGCCGCGCGTGGAACTGGCGGCAGGGCACGCGCACGCGCCTCACCGAAGGGACGAAACGCGCGTACTTTCTGTTCGATGCGCTTGCCCCCATGGCGTTTGCCGAGCTGGATGCGGCGGGCGACGCCTTGGAGCGGATGCTGGGTGAACTCTCGCCGGGCTGCCGCCTTGAGCGGGTGCGAATCGCGTCAGGAGCGGTGTGA
- a CDS encoding sulfurtransferase, which produces MTQHASTAYAKDVLVTTAWLAEHLNDPKLRLIEVDEDILLYDTGHIPGAVKIDWHADFWHPVMREFIQPQQFAQLLGRLGITEDTQVILYGDKSNWWAAYAYWFFSYNGYTEAKLLDGGRQKWVAEQRELTTAVPDIQPTVYPVRERNESIRAYRSQVEAHLAQVANGSGALVDIRSPDEFSGKVTHMANYPQEGVLRGGHIPGARNVPWAKAVNEDGTFRSAEELRALYAAEGITAERDIITYCRIAERSSHTWFALTQLLGYPSVANYDGSWTEWGNAVGVPIEKTHLGD; this is translated from the coding sequence ATGACACAGCATGCTTCTACTGCCTACGCCAAGGACGTCCTCGTCACCACCGCCTGGCTTGCCGAACACCTGAACGATCCCAAGCTCCGCCTGATCGAGGTCGACGAGGACATCTTGCTGTACGACACCGGGCATATCCCCGGAGCGGTCAAGATCGACTGGCACGCCGACTTCTGGCATCCGGTCATGCGCGAATTCATTCAGCCCCAGCAGTTCGCACAGCTCCTGGGACGCCTGGGCATCACCGAAGACACCCAGGTCATCTTGTACGGCGACAAGAGCAACTGGTGGGCGGCCTACGCCTACTGGTTCTTCAGTTACAACGGCTACACCGAGGCCAAACTGCTCGATGGCGGCCGCCAGAAATGGGTGGCCGAGCAGCGTGAACTCACCACGGCCGTGCCCGACATCCAGCCCACGGTCTACCCGGTCCGGGAGCGCAACGAGAGCATCCGGGCCTACCGGAGCCAGGTCGAGGCCCACCTGGCGCAGGTAGCGAACGGAAGCGGCGCGCTCGTGGACATCCGCAGCCCGGACGAGTTCAGCGGCAAGGTCACGCACATGGCCAACTATCCGCAGGAGGGCGTGCTGCGCGGCGGCCACATCCCCGGAGCCCGCAACGTTCCCTGGGCCAAGGCCGTCAACGAAGACGGCACCTTCCGCAGCGCAGAAGAACTGCGCGCCCTGTATGCCGCAGAAGGCATCACCGCAGAGCGGGACATCATCACCTACTGCCGCATTGCCGAGCGCAGCAGCCACACCTGGTTCGCCCTGACCCAGCTGCTGGGCTACCCGAGCGTTGCGAACTACGACGGCAGCTGGACCGAGTGGGGCAATGCGGTGGGTGTGCCGATCGAAAAAACCCACCTCGGTGACTGA
- a CDS encoding aminotransferase class V-fold PLP-dependent enzyme — MQGQARTLEAVRDDFPLIREWGGVYLDSAATSQKPESVIAALSEHYRTRNANVHRGAYRLSSEATAAYEGARSSVARLLGVEASESLIFTRGTTESINLVAHAWGLNHLEAGDEILVTELEHHSNLVPWHLVAGYRSARVVGVRLLPDGRLDLEDYRDKLGSGRVRMVALTHISNALGTVNPVAEMARMAHEVGAKVLVDGAQAVPHLPVNLSTLGADFYAFSGHKMLGPSGIGGLWGRPELLGALPPFMGGGEMIREVFVDHSSYAGLPHRFEAGTPAIEAAVALGVAAEYLMNLGPERIWQHDRALVSYALERISRIEGIESYGPVGEDRAGVLSFNLRGVHAHDVASMLDERGIMVRSGHHCAQPTWRRLGTVGSVRASFYLYNTPQDVDRLIAALEEVRDFFGEHGL, encoded by the coding sequence ATGCAAGGTCAAGCGCGCACCCTCGAGGCCGTCCGGGATGACTTTCCACTGATCCGCGAGTGGGGCGGGGTTTACCTGGACTCCGCCGCCACCTCGCAAAAGCCCGAAAGCGTCATCGCGGCCCTGAGCGAGCACTACCGCACCCGCAACGCCAACGTTCACCGCGGGGCCTACCGCCTGTCGAGCGAGGCGACCGCCGCCTACGAGGGTGCGCGCTCCAGCGTCGCGCGCCTGCTGGGCGTCGAGGCTTCCGAGAGCCTGATCTTCACGCGCGGCACCACCGAGAGCATCAACCTGGTGGCCCACGCCTGGGGCCTGAACCACCTCGAGGCCGGAGACGAGATCTTGGTGACCGAACTCGAGCACCACTCGAACCTGGTGCCCTGGCATCTGGTGGCCGGTTACCGCTCGGCGCGGGTGGTGGGCGTGCGGCTGCTGCCCGACGGGCGGCTGGACCTCGAGGATTACCGCGACAAGCTCGGCTCGGGCCGGGTGCGCATGGTGGCGCTGACCCACATCAGCAACGCGCTGGGCACCGTGAACCCGGTGGCCGAGATGGCCCGCATGGCGCACGAGGTCGGAGCAAAGGTGCTGGTCGACGGGGCCCAGGCGGTCCCGCACCTGCCGGTGAACCTGAGCACGCTGGGTGCGGACTTCTATGCCTTCAGCGGCCACAAGATGCTGGGGCCCAGCGGCATCGGCGGTCTGTGGGGCCGTCCGGAACTGCTCGGAGCCCTGCCGCCTTTTATGGGCGGCGGCGAGATGATCCGCGAGGTGTTCGTGGATCACTCGAGTTACGCCGGTCTTCCGCACCGCTTCGAGGCGGGCACCCCGGCCATCGAGGCCGCCGTGGCCCTGGGCGTGGCCGCCGAGTACCTGATGAACCTGGGGCCAGAGCGCATCTGGCAGCACGACCGCGCGCTGGTCAGCTACGCCCTCGAGCGGATCTCACGGATCGAGGGCATCGAGAGCTACGGCCCGGTCGGCGAGGACCGCGCCGGGGTGCTGAGCTTTAACCTGCGCGGCGTTCACGCGCACGACGTGGCCTCGATGCTCGACGAGCGCGGCATCATGGTGCGCTCGGGCCACCACTGCGCCCAGCCCACCTGGCGTCGCCTGGGCACGGTCGGCTCGGTGCGGGCCTCGTTCTACCTGTACAACACCCCCCAGGACGTGGACCGCCTGATCGCCGCCCTCGAGGAGGTGCGGGACTTTTTCGGGGAGCACGGCCTGTAA
- the sufU gene encoding Fe-S cluster assembly sulfur transfer protein SufU: protein MSVLEDLYKQVILDHYKRPHNLGRLEQPTRRQEGVNPSCGDQLTLDLLIEDDVVREVRFEGNGCAISQASASLMTDLVRGRPRKEALALARAFAAMLKSGQPDARLGDAAALVGVAKLPARIKCASLAWNTLEAALRE, encoded by the coding sequence ATGTCCGTTCTCGAAGATCTCTACAAGCAGGTCATCCTTGACCACTACAAGCGGCCACACAACCTGGGCCGCCTCGAGCAGCCCACGCGGCGGCAGGAGGGCGTCAACCCCTCGTGCGGGGACCAACTGACCCTGGACCTGCTGATCGAAGACGACGTGGTGCGCGAGGTGCGCTTCGAGGGCAACGGCTGCGCCATCTCGCAGGCCAGCGCCAGCCTGATGACCGACCTGGTCAGGGGCAGGCCGCGCAAAGAAGCGCTCGCGCTGGCCCGGGCCTTCGCGGCGATGCTCAAGTCCGGCCAGCCGGACGCGCGCCTGGGCGACGCAGCGGCGCTCGTGGGCGTAGCCAAGCTGCCCGCGCGCATCAAGTGCGCGTCGCTGGCCTGGAACACCCTCGAGGCGGCCCTGCGCGAGTAG
- a CDS encoding diaminopropionate ammonia-lyase: MPHPVRDTPENPAFYLNPRPQPLEEFLPGAHDPRDFHRQLPGYAPTPLCEAPGIARRLGVAQLWVKDESSRLGLPAYKILGASWATWRALTERLGLAPAASGLEELRARLAGAGPLELVAATDGNHGRAVARVARWLGIGAHILVPQDMSAARVEAIQAEGARVTRVSGSYDDAVEAAARQQGPSRVVIADTAWPGYERVPGWVVDGYATLFLEADAALAAAGAPPPDLVLVQVGVGSLAAAAVKHYRRPAGHTRVVAVEPTRAACLLESLRAGRLTEVPGPHDSVMAGLNCGRPSPLAWPLLQRSLHAAVAIPDRRTEQAVRLLAGEGIRSGESGAAALGGLLELLEGPWAERARSALEIGPQTRVLVISTEGPTDPAAYARSLGPEQGR, translated from the coding sequence ATGCCGCACCCTGTCCGTGATACGCCCGAGAACCCGGCTTTCTACCTCAATCCGCGCCCCCAGCCGCTCGAGGAGTTCCTGCCCGGCGCGCACGACCCGCGCGACTTTCACCGCCAGTTGCCCGGCTACGCCCCCACCCCGCTGTGCGAGGCGCCGGGCATCGCCCGGCGACTGGGCGTGGCGCAGCTGTGGGTCAAGGACGAGTCGAGCCGCCTGGGCCTGCCCGCCTACAAGATCTTGGGGGCCTCCTGGGCCACGTGGCGCGCGCTGACCGAACGCTTGGGCCTTGCTCCTGCCGCAAGCGGCCTCGAGGAGCTTCGAGCGCGGCTGGCCGGGGCGGGCCCGCTCGAGCTGGTGGCCGCCACCGACGGCAACCACGGACGGGCCGTAGCCCGCGTGGCCCGCTGGTTGGGCATCGGCGCGCACATCCTGGTACCGCAGGACATGAGCGCGGCCCGGGTCGAGGCGATCCAGGCCGAAGGAGCGCGGGTCACGCGGGTCAGCGGCAGCTACGACGACGCGGTAGAGGCCGCTGCACGCCAGCAGGGCCCCAGCCGCGTCGTGATCGCCGACACCGCCTGGCCCGGCTACGAGCGCGTGCCCGGCTGGGTGGTGGACGGCTACGCCACGCTGTTCCTCGAGGCGGACGCAGCGCTCGCCGCTGCCGGAGCCCCGCCACCGGATCTGGTGCTGGTGCAAGTCGGGGTGGGCTCGCTGGCGGCGGCAGCGGTAAAGCACTACCGCAGACCCGCCGGGCACACCCGGGTGGTGGCGGTAGAACCCACCCGCGCGGCCTGCCTGCTCGAGTCGCTGCGGGCAGGCCGACTGACCGAGGTGCCCGGCCCGCACGACTCGGTGATGGCCGGCTTGAACTGCGGCCGACCCTCGCCGCTGGCATGGCCGCTGCTGCAACGCAGCCTGCACGCCGCCGTCGCCATTCCCGACCGCCGCACCGAGCAGGCCGTGCGCCTGCTGGCAGGTGAGGGCATCCGCAGCGGCGAAAGCGGTGCCGCCGCGCTGGGCGGCCTGCTCGAACTGCTGGAGGGGCCGTGGGCCGAGCGTGCGCGCAGCGCCCTCGAGATCGGCCCGCAAACCCGGGTTCTGGTGATTTCGACCGAGGGGCCAACCGACCCGGCCGCCTACGCCCGCAGCCTCGGTCCGGAGCAGGGCCGCTGA
- a CDS encoding ArgE/DapE family deacylase yields MELLPLLEELVRTDSVNPDLVPGGAGEDRIARLVAGYCREAGLEVELDQAAPGRSSVIAVLRGRGGGRSLMLNAHLDTVGVAGMTRPFEPRLENGRLYGRGAYDMKGGLAACLITLLRARELDLRGDLILTAVADEENASLGMQSVLRRIRADAAIVAEPTELEVCVAHKGFSWHRFTTFGHAAHGSRPDLGVDAIAHMGRLLGRLEALGTRLAQRPAHPLLGHASLHASLISGGQELSSYPERCTLEVERRTLPGEDPAEVEREFRALLDELHAADSAFRAELHTTLLREPFEVAPDAPIVQLLGRHAARLSGHTPAQVGSTFWMDAAFLSAAGIPTVVYGPCGAGAHGLEEWVDLASLQRCADVYLATAAEFCA; encoded by the coding sequence ATGGAACTGCTGCCGCTGCTCGAAGAGCTGGTTCGCACCGACTCGGTCAACCCTGACCTCGTTCCCGGCGGGGCCGGCGAGGACCGCATCGCCCGGCTGGTCGCCGGATACTGCCGCGAAGCCGGCCTCGAGGTCGAACTCGACCAGGCCGCCCCGGGCCGCAGCAGCGTGATCGCCGTGCTGCGCGGACGCGGCGGCGGCCGCAGCCTGATGCTGAACGCCCACCTCGATACCGTAGGCGTGGCGGGCATGACCCGTCCCTTCGAGCCGCGCCTCGAGAACGGTCGCCTGTACGGACGCGGAGCCTACGACATGAAAGGCGGCCTCGCCGCCTGCCTGATCACCCTGCTGCGCGCCCGCGAACTCGACCTGCGCGGCGACCTGATCCTGACCGCCGTGGCCGACGAGGAAAACGCCAGCCTGGGCATGCAGAGCGTTCTGCGGCGGATCCGGGCCGACGCTGCCATCGTCGCCGAGCCCACCGAACTCGAGGTGTGCGTGGCCCACAAGGGCTTCTCGTGGCATCGCTTCACCACCTTCGGACACGCCGCGCACGGCTCGCGCCCCGACCTGGGCGTGGACGCCATCGCCCACATGGGCAGGCTGCTGGGCCGCCTCGAGGCGCTGGGGACCCGGTTGGCCCAGCGCCCCGCCCACCCGCTGCTGGGTCACGCCAGCCTGCACGCCTCGCTGATCTCTGGAGGGCAGGAGCTCAGCAGCTACCCCGAACGCTGCACCCTCGAGGTGGAGCGCCGCACCCTGCCCGGCGAGGACCCGGCAGAGGTCGAGCGCGAGTTCAGGGCCCTGCTCGACGAACTGCACGCCGCGGACTCGGCCTTCCGGGCCGAGCTGCACACCACGTTGCTCCGCGAGCCCTTCGAGGTGGCTCCGGACGCCCCCATCGTGCAGTTGCTCGGCCGTCACGCCGCCCGCCTGAGCGGGCATACCCCCGCTCAGGTCGGCTCGACCTTCTGGATGGACGCGGCCTTCCTGTCCGCCGCCGGTATCCCCACGGTCGTCTACGGCCCGTGCGGGGCCGGAGCGCACGGCCTCGAGGAGTGGGTAGACCTGGCGTCGCTGCAGCGCTGCGCCGACGTGTACCTTGCCACCGCCGCCGAGTTCTGCGCCTGA